A genomic segment from Clarias gariepinus isolate MV-2021 ecotype Netherlands chromosome 11, CGAR_prim_01v2, whole genome shotgun sequence encodes:
- the LOC128533649 gene encoding olfactory receptor 52B2-like produces MEQLLYNNTFSFNLQISRFDTSPQAVYPVFIIGALIYLFAVFCNVTILTLIVTQQTLHKPMFYISFSLPLADLMGITCALPRVLLDILTQTNMVYYPTCVLQGFLLHLYATSVLFILAAMSFDRYIAICKPLRYNSIMSPCTVSGVIALAWGLDFALIVVLFALQARLPKCKTIIFNVYCSNNTLLQLSCDGDLTVNNVYGLAITGVVQGICVTIQLLSYVQILKVCLLRTQIDARRKAVNTCLAQIIIFVLYEIITTFTVLSYRLQNIPPDAQKICGMLIFTILPVLNPIIYGIKTRDIRNSFIIVFKKQMTFK; encoded by the coding sequence ATGGAGCAACTACTTTACAATAACACATTCAGTTTCAACCTTCAAATTTCCAGATTTGATACATCTCCTCAAGCTGTTTatcctgtttttattattggagctttaatctatttatttgcAGTGTTCTGTAATGTAACTATTCTAACATTGATTGTCACACAGCAAACTCTTCATAAGCCcatgttttacatttcttttagtCTTCCTTTGGCAGATTTAATGGGAATAACATGTGCTTTGCCCAGAGTGCTTCTGGATATTTTAACCCAAACAAATATGGTCTACTACCCAACATGTGTTCTGCAGGGTTTTCTGCTTCATTTGTATGCCACTAGTGTACTTTTTATTCTGGCAGCAATGTCATTCGATCGCTACATAGCGATATGCAAACCACTGAGATATAATTCTATAATGAGTCCCTGCACAGTTAGTGGTGTGATAGCACTGGCTTGGGGTCTTGACTTTGCTTTGATTGTTGTGTTGTTTGCTCTTCAGGCAAGACttccaaaatgtaaaacaatcatTTTTAATGTGTATTGTAGCAATAATACACTGTTACAACTTTCATGTGATGGTGACCTTACTGTGAATAATGTTTATGGATTAGCTATAACAGGAGTTGTGCAGGGCATATGTGTGACTATTCAGTTACTCTCTTATGTACAAATTCTTAAAGTCTGTCTTTTGCGCACACAAATTGATGCTAGACGTAAGGCTGTAAATACATGCTTAGCAcagataattatttttgttctgtatgaaataattacaacCTTCACAGTACTTTCATATCGTTTACAGAATATACCACCTGATGCACAAAAAATATGTGGTATGCTAATTTTTACAATTCTTCCAGTTTTGAATCCAATTATATATGGAATAAAAACCAGAGACATTCGAAATTCATTCATCATTGTCTTTAAAAAACAgatgacatttaaataa